The sequence GGTGATGGCATTCTCGTGCAGAAATTGCATCAGTGCGATGCCCAGCAGTTGGGCAGACTGAGGAGGAATATACAAGGTGCCGCCAGAGCCGAGAGCAAGGGCAATCTCAAAAATAGACGCATCAAAGCTGAGCGAGCTAAATTGCAAAATTCGGCTGGTGCGGGTGGGCTGAAAGACCTGCTGAGCCTGTACAACGTTACACAACCCCCGATGAGAGAGCAAAACTCCCTTGGGGGTGCCCGTGGAGCCAGAGGTATAGATGACGTAGGAAAGGTCGGAAGCACCCTCACTAGCCCTATTCTCTGGCTTATCGTTTTTTGTAATAGGAGAAGGGTACGGTTGGTCTAAACAAACGACCAGCGCCTGAGATGCAGGCAACGATTCTACTAACCAGGATTGCGTTAGCAGAATGGAAACTTGCGTGTCATTGAGAATGAACTGGAGGCGATCGCTCGGATAGGTCGGGTCAAGCGGCACATAGGCTCCCCCCGCTTTGAGAATACCGAGAATGCCAATCACCAGGTCGGCAGAGCGATCGACACACAACCCCACCAGTGAATTGGGCTGAACTCCCATTTGCCTTAGGGTTTCTGCTAATTGATCAGCATGGTGATCAAGTTCTTGGTAGGTAAGAGTTTGAGACTCGGTGACCAGGGCGATCGCGTTTGGAGCTTGTTTTGCGTGGGCTTCAACAATGTGATGGAAGTAGAGATCCGGTGGTGCTACAAAATTCTGCGTTGATCCCCCCAAATCCCTCTTAGTAAGGGGGACTTTGACTTTAGGTTCCTCTTGGGCTGCACCTCCGATCCCCCCCTTCACAAAGGGGGCTAGGGGGGATCCACTCCAGTCACACAACTGCTGACTTTCCTCCGGTGTGAGCAACGGCAGGTCTGACAACCGGGCATCTGGATTTGCGACTATCCCTGCTAAAAGTGTTTGAAAATGACCGACCAGACGCGCAATTCGATCGCGATCGAACAGATCAGTGCTGTAGGAGATGAAGCCGCCCAAACCATCCTGCGATCGCCAGAAACTCTTCAATCCGTGGGCCGGTTCCCACAGATGAACCTCCAGATCAAAGCGGGTGCTGGCAGACTCTAGGGGGGCAGGTTCTAGGGTCAGTGCGGGTAGCTCTAGAGGCTGCATGGGGGCATTTTGCAGGGCAAAGGCCACCTGAAACAAGGGATTGCAGCTCAGGTCGCGATCCGGGTCTAGTTCTTCAACCAATTTCTCAAAGGGCAAGTCTTGATGCTCATAGGCCCCTAGAGCAACCTGGCGAACCTGCTCTAGCAATTCACGAAAGGTGGGATTGCCCGACAAATCTGACCGCATCACCAGACTGTTCACAAAAAAGCCAATTAGTCCCTCCACCTCGCTGCGGTGGCGGTTGGCAATGGGAGATCCGATCGCAATATCCTGTTGCCCCGTGTATCGGTAAAGCAAGGTTTGAAACGCCGCCAGCAGCGTCATAAATAGAGACGTTCCAGACTGCTGGCTGAACGTCTCTAACGCCTGGGAAAGAGTAGGGGAAATGTGTACGGGATAGGTCGCGCCTCGATAGGTTTGAACAGAAGGACGGGGGCGATCGCTCGGCAATTCCAGCACAGGCAAATCTTGCAATTGCTGCCGCCAATAGCTCAATTGTTTTTCTAAAACTTCTCCCTGCAACCAGTTGTGCTGCCAACGGGCAAAGTCGATGTATTGAATTGGTAAGGGAGGGAGGATCGGCACTTGTTCCTCCACAAATGCCGTGTAAAAATACCCCAATTCTCGAATCAATATTCCTAAAGACCACCCATCAGCAACAATGTGATGCATCGTCAGCAACAACACTGATTCCGCTGCACTAAATTGCAGTAACGTCACGCGCAACAGAGAATCGGTCGTCAGGTTAAAGGGGCGTTGGGCTTCGGCCGTCGCTAACTGTTTCCGAATGCGGTTGCGATCGGCGATCGCAACCGACTGCAAATTCACGACAGCAAGTTCGACGTTGGCGTTGGGTTCAACAACTTGAACGGGTTGCCCATCCACGGTTGTAAACCGGGTCCGCAGGGCAGCATGACGACGCACAATTTCTTGAAGCGATCGCTCCAATGCCGATCGATCGAGCGTTCCCGTGAGGTGAATGGCGGCAGGTACGTTGTAGAAGGGATTATGAGGGGCGAGCTGGTAAAGAAACCAGAGTCGCTGTTGAGCGAAGGAGAGGGGGGTGGGAGTGGATGGGTGGATGGGTAGGTGGGTGGATGGGAGACTACCTTCTAACTGCGGTTTTCTGCTATCTGGGTTTTTCTGTAAGTAAGTAATGAGTTCGGCTTTGCGATCGGTTAATTCTTGGCGGAGGGTGGGGGTGAGGGTGCCTTCGGGGGCGTTGCAGCGGAGTCGGGTTTGGTTGCTTGCAACGGTAGAATCGGGGTCGAGGGAGAGCTTAATATCTAGTTGGTTGAGGTGAGAAATAAAGTCAGCGATCGCCCGGTTGGTCATAGGTCTATTTCCTCACGTCGTTGAGAATTGGCTCCGCTCTGAGCGCTCGTTAATGCGGTGAAGTCAGGTTGAAGCGTTGCTTGGAGAGTGTTGATCTGCTGCGCCAGTTCGGCAATGGTCGGGGTTTCAAAGATGGTGCGCAGGGGCAGCTCGATGTGGAGGCGATCGCGTACCCGTGAAACGAACTGAGTGGCTAAGAGGGAGTGCCCTCCCAGTTCAAAAAAGTTGTCGTCAATGCCCACTTGTTGTCCTAGCAGCTTCACCCAAATTTCCACTAACGTTGCTTCTAAGGACGTTGTAGGAGCCGCCATTAAACTGGGTTCTGCCCTATGCAGCGCTGGGGGTGGTAATGCTTTTTGGTCTACTTTGCCGTTGGCCGTTAGAGGAAGCGCATCCAGCACAACAAACGCCGCAGGAATCATGTAGACAGGGAGCCGTTTTTTGAGCAGCGATCGCAGTTCTTGTTTGCTTATAACTTCGACTGCGCTGGGCACAATATAGGCCACCAGCTGTCGGTCTTGGTCGATCTCCCGCACCACGACAACCACGGTTTGCACCGATGAATATTGTGCGATCGCCTGTTCAATTTCACCTAGCTCGACTCGAAATCCCCGAATTTTGATCTGATTGTCTACGCGGCCCAAAAATTCCAAATTGCCGTCGGGGTGATAAAGAGCGCGATCGCCTGTTTTGTATAAGAACCCATTGATAGTTTCCTGTGCCCCAGTGACAGATGAGCAATCCACAAACTTTTCAGCCGTCAAGTCTGGGCGATTTAAATATCCTTTTGCCAATCCATTCCCACCCAAATAAATTTCACCAATTACCCCTGCAGGAACCGGATTAAAATGGGCATCCAGTACATACACCTGAGTGTTAGCGATCGCCTTGCCAATGGGTATAGTGGCAGCATTTTGAGAAACTTCCTGAATTTCATACCAAGTAGAAAAGGTGGTGTTTTCGGTGGGGCCATACACATGGAGCAAGTGTTGAGGTTTACCCTGTTGCACTAGCGATCGCACCCGATCAACATTCACCATTTCACCGCCAAACAGCAGATACTTAAGCGATCGAAAGGCATCGGGAATTTGACTCACGGTTTGATTCAACAAAGCCGTAGTGAGAAACAGCATACTAATCTGCTGCTGCTGCAATGTGGTCGCAAAATCAGCGGGAGACAGCGTGGTTTCTCGCTCAATGCCGACCAGGTGTGCGCCGTTTAACAAGGCACCCCACACTTCAAAGGTGGCGGCATCAAAGGCGAGGTTTGCCACTTGCGCCATGCGATCGCCAGCATTGATCTGCACATAATCGGTATTGCACACCAACCGATTGACTGCTCGATGGGGCACCATCACGCCTTTCGGGGTTCCGGTAGAGCCAGAGGTGTAGATCACGTAGGCTAGCTGATCGGCGGTACCGGAAGTGGGTAAGTTCTGCTCTGATTCCTGGGCGATCGCGTCCCAGGCTTGCTCCAAGCAAATTACGTTGGTGGTTGCTGCCTGCAACTCGCCTACCCAACTGGCCTGGGTGAGAATAACGGTAATGCCCGCATCCTCCACCATAAAGCGCAACCGTTCTGCCGGATAACTGGGGTCGAGAGGCACGTAGGCTCCTCCCGCTTTGAGAATCGCCAGCATAGCGGCGATCGCTTCTATTCCGCGTTCCAGGCAAATGCCGACAGGCATTTCTGCGCCAATGCCCAACCGTTGCAAATATCGCGCCAGTTGGTTGCTGCCCTGATTCAACTGCTGATAGGTGAATTGTTGGGTGCCAAATTGGATGGCGATCGCATCGGGTCGTTCTCTCACCTGTGCTTCAAACCGGTGATGAATACAGTCGTTGGCAGGATAGCTGGATCGGTTGCTGCTCCAGCGCTGGAGCAATTCTTGCTGGTCTTCAGTTGTGAGTAATGGTAGGGCAGAAAGAGGCTGGTTTGGGTTGGCAACAATTCCCTCTAGCAACGTTTGAAAGTGCTTGAGCAGCGATGTGATCGCGCTTGCCTCAAACAATTCGGTGTTGTAAATCACCATCCCCCGTAACCCGTCTGACTGCTGCCAACCCTTACCCCACAAATTTCTAAAGTTGTCGCCACAGGTCCAAAGGTAAAATTCCAATTCGAAGCGAGCTGTCTTAGTTTCTAGATCTACCGGACTGAGAATTAATCCTGGCAATTCTAGTTGTGTCATGGGTGTGTTTTGCAGGGCAAACACTGCTTGAAATAGGGGATTTTGACCGAGGTTACGAATAGGTTGAAGTTCCTCGACTAGCCTTTCAAACGGCAAATCCTGATGATCGTAGGCAGCTAGGGTAACCTCTCGGACTTGCTCCAACAATTCCAAAAACGTCGGATCGCCCTCCAGGTTAGTCCGCAGAACCAGGCTATTCACAAAAAAGCCAATCAGCCCTTCCAGTTCGCTCTGATGTCGATTGGCAATGGGAGTACCGAGCGCCAGATCGGTTTGTCCGGTGTAGCGATGCAGCAGGGTTTGAAATGCCGCCAGCAGGGTCATAAACAGCGTCACCTCCGCCTGTTGGCTCAGGTCTTCTAACGCCTTCAACAATCGCTGAGGCAATTCCAGCAATTGACTTGCGCCCTGAGATTTTTGAGATAGTGGTTGCCCCGATATAGGTGACAACGCACCTGGCAATTGTAGAACTGGGATGTCTTTTAACTGCTGTTTCCAATAGCTTAACTGGGTGTTCAGCACCTCACCCTGCAACCGTTGCCGTTGCCAATGAGCAAAATCTGCATACTGAATCGGCAATTCGGGCAGTGCATTAGATTTATTTTTAACTAAAGCGGCGTATCCTTCACCCAATTCTCTAATCAAAACGCCACTCGACCATTCATCAAAAATAATGTGATGCAGCGCAATCAACATCAAATATTCGTCATCCTGCAATTGCCACAGCTGCACTCGAAAGAGAGGTCGTTGATTGAGGTGAAACGGGTGTTGAAGGGTTTGCCAAATGTCTTGCAACGCTATGGCTTCGCGCTGGTGGGCAGGGTGCGATCGCAAATCGATCAACGGCAGTGGCAGGTCTACCTGATTCACGACAATCTGCATTAATTGACCGTCAACTACCTCAAACGCAGTCCGCAAAATTTCGTGCCGCTGCGCGATCGCCTGCATACTGCGCTGGAGGTGCGATCGCTGTAGCTGACCACTCAGCCGAAACACCAGGGGACTTGTATAGAGAACATCTCCCGGAAATAGTTGGTCAATAAACCACAAACGCTGCTGGGCAAACGAGGCAGGAAAGACAAAAACATCTTCCTCGCTGGGCACCTGAATCGGTTTATCTACAATCATTTCCACCTACATCAGCTGAACCTCACTCTCGTTGTAGGGAAAAAGGAGGGTTTAAAATTATGCTTTAAGGTAGATTGTGACTAAGATTTCTGTGTCTTTTTGTTGAGCATCTATTCATAAAGAGCTCTATAGTACCGAATGTAATGATGACTTTGCGAACTCGGAATGCACTCGTTTGGGAACCTGTCCCCTAGGCGATCTAGCATTGAGACATTCAGCGCGCGATCGCATTCCCCATGGCCCCTACCGCAGACATCATCATCATTGGCGCTGGCATCTCTGGGCTAGCCGCCGGGTGCTACGCCCAGATGAACGGCTACCCCAGCGTTATTTTTGAAGCCCACGACCAGCCGGGGGGGCTGTGCACCGCGTGGCAGCGCCAGGGCTACACCTTTGATGCGGGCATTCACTACATCTTTGGCACCGGCGAGGGGCAACCCTTCTACGAGCTGTGGCGCGAGTTGGGTGCCTTTGAGGGCGTCGAGTTTACCAACCAGACCGAGTTCATGCAGATCCACGGTGCCCAGGGGGAGGTGCTGCGGGTGCACAGCCAGCCCGACGCGCTAGAGGCGCACCTGCTAGAGCTGGCCCCGGAAGATGCCAAGCTGATTGAGGGCTTCTGCCAGGGGGTGCGCAAGTTTAAAGAATTTGACCTGTCGATGCTGCAACAAAAGCCCAAATCGCTGATGACGGCGGCAGACTGGGCACGGCTGGGCAAGCAGGTACTGCCCTTCATGGGCGTGCTGGGCAAGTGGAGCCAGCTGTCGCTGAGCGACCTGGCGGCCCAGGCAAAGAACCCTTTTCTGCGGCGGGCGATGCCCCATATGTTTGCCTGGCCCGATGTGCCGGTGATGGTGGGCATGTCGCTGCTGGCCTACCTAGACAACGGCAACGCCGGGTCACCCGTGGGGGGTGCGATCGCATTTTCCCGCGCGATCGCCCAGCGCTACCTGGCCCTCGGCGGCGAAATTCACTACTCGGCCCCGGTGGAGCGGGTGCTGGTGGAGCAGGACCAGGCCGTGGGGGTGAGGCTGACCAGCGGCGAAGAACATCGAGCCGCGCGGGTGATCTCCGCCTGCGACGGTCGCCGCACCATCTTCGACCTGCTGGGGGGCAAGTACCTCAACCGCCGCATCGAAAAGCTCTACGACGGGCACCTGCCGATGCACTCTCAGTTTCAGGTGTCGCTAGGGGTAGATCTGGACTTTTCGCCCCGGCCCCACTGGGTGACTCACTTATTAGAAGAGCCGATCGCGATCGCAGACCAGCCCCACCGCGAAATCGGCGTCAAACACTACGGCTTTGACCCGTCGCTAGCCCCAGCGGGCAAATCGGTGGTCAGCCTAATGGCGACCACCCACTACCGCGACTGGCAGGGCCGCGACGATGCCCAAGCGCAGGCCGATCGCCTGATCGATCGCATGGAGCGGTTCTACCCCGGTCTGCGATCGGCCATTGAGTGCATAGATGTGATCACCCCGCTCAGCTACGAAAAATTTACCGGCAACTGGCAGGGGGCCAGCTGCGGCTGGCTGCTGACCAAAGACACCCTGCCCTTAATGATCAAAGGCGTGCCCAAGCGCCTGCCGGGGCTGGGCCAGTTCTACATGGTCAGCCAGTGGACCGAGCCGGGGGGCAGCCTGCCGATCGTGGCGCTGTCGGGCCGGAACATGATCACCGAAATCTGCCGGGAAGACGGGCAGGCGTTTGAGGCATCTGTACCCCGTTAGCACAGCCACCTCTATCCCAGTCAGGCTTCTTGAAAGGTCTATAGCACCCCCCCTCATCCACCCCCAACCCGCACAATTTCTTCCGGCGAAAGGTTATCAAATGCGATCGCATATCACGGTTCGTTGCAGTCTTTCGCCACCGCCAGAGCCTAGCAAGACAATAGAGATATAGGGGAACGGTTGCAAAGAACCATCCCCCAGGGTGCGTTGCACTGCGTTGCACCGGGAGGCTCAACCCATGCTGGCTTTTTTGCTCAATTACCACGACACGCTCTACCTAGCGACCGAACTCGGTGCTCTGGGCCTAGTGCTGTTGCTCTGTTGGTTGGCCCCTCGCCTAGAGCACCATCAGCCTTAGCGTCTAGACGTCAGCGGGACGGTGAACCTAAAACCCAGGCCCTGCACCCAGGCCCTTACACGTTAGCTTCGGCCTCTTGCCCATTATTCAGAGGACACTCCATGTACAGCAAAATTCTCGTCGCCCTCGATAACAGCGCCACCAGCGACCATCTCTTTGAGCAGGCCCTCGAACTAGCCCAGGCCACCCAGGCCCAGCTGTTGCTAGTGCACAGCCTCACTAACCAAGACGAAAGCAGCCCCCTACCGATGTCGGCCAAGCTCGACAGCATCTACTGGGCACCGGGCACCGAACTCGATCTAGAAGCCTGGCGTCAAGACTGGGTGCGCTATGAAACCGAAAGTTTGGATCGACTGCGCAGTCAGGCTGCGATCGCCAACACCGTCGGCGTCACCGCCGAATTTCGCCAGCTGATCGGCAACCCCGCCGCCGTCATCTGCAAAGCCGCCCAAGAATGGGGAGCTGACCTGATTTTGATCGGCAACCGGGGCCGCAAAGGCTTGGCCGAACTGTTCCTCGGCAGCGTCAGTAATGAGGTGATGCACAAAGCCCCCTGCTCGGTGCTAGTGATGAAAGCCGCCGCGATCGAAGCCAGTCAAACTCCTGACATGGCTGACATCGCCGGGTAGCAATTTTGGCTTCAACCCAGTTAGTTCCCAAGAGAAACCCTTCTCCTGGGAACTAACTGATGAAATCAGCCGTGGTACGACCAATCTGTCAACAAAACTCCATAAAATTCCCCGTCAAAGAAAGGCAGATTTTTTCCAACCAGAGGATGCAGTTTTATCTTAATAAAGGATCCGTTTTCCCCTTCAAATAAGGGATTGAGAGCGATCGAGCGAGGGCATCTAGCCGAGCCCCATAGGATCACAAAATAGATCTTTAAAGGATCCACACCAAACATCTTCAGCCCAAAACACCTCGGGATCAAATTTAAGCAGTAATATGGGATCCGTAGTAAACAGCAGCTTGAGCGAGGAGTAACGATTTATGATCATTTTCTGCAAATTCTCTGGGGAAAACCCGGGGAAAACTGGGGGAAAACCCCAGCTTTAAAGGGGATAACCTCCATTAAAAAAGAGAAGCTACCGTGGCCCCTTCCATAACTGTGGAAACTCTCTCTTCTTTTCCACAACTTTTCCACAGCAGAGTTAACATTACGATCTATACCAGCTAAAGTTTTCAGCCGTTCTCCACAGTTTTCACAGGCTCTACTACTACTACTACTTTTTAAAATTATCTTCTTCCGGAACGCGAACTTTGTTTAACAGGGTTAGCATTTGTCAAGTTTCAAAAGGGTGATAGGATGAGCACCCAATCAAAAAGTACCTACTTCTTGAATTGCCAAAAAGCTTTCAGCAAAAAGGATCCAGCCCTTCAAGTTTTTGCAAAAAGAGTGGGCTATCTAGGAATTCATTGCAAAGATGAGATACTGCTAGTACGGAATGAGTCAGTCCTGACAGATCAGCATTCTGTCCGGTAGTTCCGCTCCAGTTGCGTTTTGTTTTCTCTGTTGCCATGAAGTTTATCTGCCCCCAGAACGAGCTAAGTGCCCAACTGTCGTCGGTAAGCCGTGCCGTATCGTCGCGCCCCAGTCGGCCTGTGCTGGCCAATATTTTGGTAAAGGCCGATATTGAAAGCCAGTCGGTCACCCTAGTGGGGTTTGACGAAGTGCTGGGCATCGAAACTCGCTTTCGTGCTCAGGTCGAAGAGCCCGGCACCCTAACGCTGCCTGCTAAGCTCTGGGGCGACATTGTGTCGAGGCTGGCCAACGAAGACATTACCCTCGAATCTGACGGCGACAGCACCACCGTTACCCTCACCTCTTCCTCAGGCCGCTACGAGGTGCGGGGCCTCAGCGCCGAAGACTATCCCTCATTGCCTACGGTCGACGATGGCGAAGCGATTTCGCTCTCTGCCGATGCGCTGCTCAACGGCCTGCGTGGCTCGCTGTTTGCCACCAGCGGCGACGAAACCAAGCAGGTGCTCACCGGCGTACACCTGCTTGCTGAAACCGATGCTCTGGAGTTTGCCGCCACCGATGGTCACCGCCTCTCAGTAGTGCAGACCAGTGATGACTCATCCACCGCCACCCCGGCGATGGATGTTACCGTACCGGCCAAGGCTCTACGCGAGCTAGAGCGCATGATTCAGGGCTACAGCTCTAACGAGCCGGTGGCCCTACGCCTCGATGAAACCCAGGTGCTGTTTGACCTGGGGGCACAGCGCCTCACCACTCGCCTGCTGGAGGGGCAGTACCCCAACTATCGGCAGCTGCTGCCCAAGCAGTTTGCCCGCCAAGTCACCGTCGATCGCCGCCTGCTGATGTCGAGCCTGGAGCGGATTGCGGTGCTGGCCAGTCAGAAAAATGACATCATCAAAATCACCCTCAACAGCGGCGATCAATCGATTGCGCTCTCGGTCGAAGCCCAGGAAGTGGGCAGCGGTCGCGAAGAACTGCCCGCCCAGGTGACTGGCGACGACCTCGATATTGCCTTTAACGTGCGCTACCTGCTGGATGGCCTGAAGGCGTTTGATACCACCGAGGTGCAAATGCAGTGCAATGCGGCCACCAGCCCGGCAGTGTTTGTGCCCCTAGGCGAAACCAAGATTACCTACCTGGTGATGCCGGTCCAGATTCGGGGGTAGACGTAACGCCAGGGGTAGTGGGTAGCGCTCAAGGCATTACTCTTGCGTTAAACCCTCAGTAAGCCTGTAGCTACTGGTGTAGTGATGGGAAGGAGTACCAAGATAGAACCATAAAACTTCTCCCACTGAACAATTAGCCCGTGCCTGCGTCCTACGTGCGGCATTACCGCAGAACGAGTTTCGGGCCGAAGACATTTCCCTATCGTCCTATGAGCGCGGGAGTTTTTGCTGGCGCAGAAGCAGGAGGGCTGCGATCGCCAGCCCCACCCCACTAACAGCGATCGCTGGCCACAAAAATCGGCGATCGCTGGCTGCGAGCGGTTCTAAACTGTCCTGCACTGCTGGTTGAGGCGGTGGTGTCATGGCCCTGGCGCTACCGGCAGCAACCACGGTGGTGTAGCTCAGCTCAAAGGGTGCGAACGTGGCATCGGCAGTGGGGTTGCCGGTGAGCACAATTCGATATTCGCCCACCTCAGGAAACGTGATCTCGGCCCCAGGAATATTTTCGAAGCTTTCGGGTGACATTGCCGTCAGTGTTGGCTGCATCACGGGCGCAGAGTCGGTCTGGTTAGCTCGGTAAACCGCCAGGGTGCAGTCGCACTGCTCCAGCGGAATCACCCTGCCGCCCTGCTGGGTGAGCGCCACCCACACTCGGGCGGGTTCTCCAGCTCGGGCGCTGTGGTTGGGCTCTAGGTGCCAGGTACCTGCCACATCGCCTGACACCTCGGTTTTGTGGGCCAGGGCGGGAAGTCCTCCGGCCAAAAGACTGATACCCACCGCAAGACTGCCAACGACGCTAATGCTTGGCCGAGACATAGTATTTTTCTAGAGACAACAGGGACCAAAACCAACGCCAGCGCAGCAGCAGCGCCACTAGCGCCAGGGTAACCAGGGCGATCGCCGCCAGCTGGTTGGGGGTAGACCGCTCAAACCCACCCAAATAGCGCGACCCCAGCAGCAGCGTGTGGATCACCACCAAGACAAAAATCGGCAAACTCAGCAGATGCAGCCGTCGCCACTGGTAGCCCAGGTAGCGCTGGGCCTGGTCAAAACTGGTCAGGGCCAGGGGTGTCATTAGCCCAAAGGCGACGATGCCGGCCCAGCCGCCTACCTGGAGTCTGGGCAGCAGAAAGGGCAATGTTAGCGGGTTCCAGCCCATGGTGACCATATGGCCGAT is a genomic window of Nodosilinea sp. E11 containing:
- a CDS encoding amino acid adenylation domain-containing protein, with amino-acid sequence MIVDKPIQVPSEEDVFVFPASFAQQRLWFIDQLFPGDVLYTSPLVFRLSGQLQRSHLQRSMQAIAQRHEILRTAFEVVDGQLMQIVVNQVDLPLPLIDLRSHPAHQREAIALQDIWQTLQHPFHLNQRPLFRVQLWQLQDDEYLMLIALHHIIFDEWSSGVLIRELGEGYAALVKNKSNALPELPIQYADFAHWQRQRLQGEVLNTQLSYWKQQLKDIPVLQLPGALSPISGQPLSQKSQGASQLLELPQRLLKALEDLSQQAEVTLFMTLLAAFQTLLHRYTGQTDLALGTPIANRHQSELEGLIGFFVNSLVLRTNLEGDPTFLELLEQVREVTLAAYDHQDLPFERLVEELQPIRNLGQNPLFQAVFALQNTPMTQLELPGLILSPVDLETKTARFELEFYLWTCGDNFRNLWGKGWQQSDGLRGMVIYNTELFEASAITSLLKHFQTLLEGIVANPNQPLSALPLLTTEDQQELLQRWSSNRSSYPANDCIHHRFEAQVRERPDAIAIQFGTQQFTYQQLNQGSNQLARYLQRLGIGAEMPVGICLERGIEAIAAMLAILKAGGAYVPLDPSYPAERLRFMVEDAGITVILTQASWVGELQAATTNVICLEQAWDAIAQESEQNLPTSGTADQLAYVIYTSGSTGTPKGVMVPHRAVNRLVCNTDYVQINAGDRMAQVANLAFDAATFEVWGALLNGAHLVGIERETTLSPADFATTLQQQQISMLFLTTALLNQTVSQIPDAFRSLKYLLFGGEMVNVDRVRSLVQQGKPQHLLHVYGPTENTTFSTWYEIQEVSQNAATIPIGKAIANTQVYVLDAHFNPVPAGVIGEIYLGGNGLAKGYLNRPDLTAEKFVDCSSVTGAQETINGFLYKTGDRALYHPDGNLEFLGRVDNQIKIRGFRVELGEIEQAIAQYSSVQTVVVVVREIDQDRQLVAYIVPSAVEVISKQELRSLLKKRLPVYMIPAAFVVLDALPLTANGKVDQKALPPPALHRAEPSLMAAPTTSLEATLVEIWVKLLGQQVGIDDNFFELGGHSLLATQFVSRVRDRLHIELPLRTIFETPTIAELAQQINTLQATLQPDFTALTSAQSGANSQRREEIDL
- a CDS encoding NAD(P)/FAD-dependent oxidoreductase, coding for MAPTADIIIIGAGISGLAAGCYAQMNGYPSVIFEAHDQPGGLCTAWQRQGYTFDAGIHYIFGTGEGQPFYELWRELGAFEGVEFTNQTEFMQIHGAQGEVLRVHSQPDALEAHLLELAPEDAKLIEGFCQGVRKFKEFDLSMLQQKPKSLMTAADWARLGKQVLPFMGVLGKWSQLSLSDLAAQAKNPFLRRAMPHMFAWPDVPVMVGMSLLAYLDNGNAGSPVGGAIAFSRAIAQRYLALGGEIHYSAPVERVLVEQDQAVGVRLTSGEEHRAARVISACDGRRTIFDLLGGKYLNRRIEKLYDGHLPMHSQFQVSLGVDLDFSPRPHWVTHLLEEPIAIADQPHREIGVKHYGFDPSLAPAGKSVVSLMATTHYRDWQGRDDAQAQADRLIDRMERFYPGLRSAIECIDVITPLSYEKFTGNWQGASCGWLLTKDTLPLMIKGVPKRLPGLGQFYMVSQWTEPGGSLPIVALSGRNMITEICREDGQAFEASVPR
- a CDS encoding universal stress protein, which codes for MYSKILVALDNSATSDHLFEQALELAQATQAQLLLVHSLTNQDESSPLPMSAKLDSIYWAPGTELDLEAWRQDWVRYETESLDRLRSQAAIANTVGVTAEFRQLIGNPAAVICKAAQEWGADLILIGNRGRKGLAELFLGSVSNEVMHKAPCSVLVMKAAAIEASQTPDMADIAG
- the dnaN gene encoding DNA polymerase III subunit beta, whose translation is MKFICPQNELSAQLSSVSRAVSSRPSRPVLANILVKADIESQSVTLVGFDEVLGIETRFRAQVEEPGTLTLPAKLWGDIVSRLANEDITLESDGDSTTVTLTSSSGRYEVRGLSAEDYPSLPTVDDGEAISLSADALLNGLRGSLFATSGDETKQVLTGVHLLAETDALEFAATDGHRLSVVQTSDDSSTATPAMDVTVPAKALRELERMIQGYSSNEPVALRLDETQVLFDLGAQRLTTRLLEGQYPNYRQLLPKQFARQVTVDRRLLMSSLERIAVLASQKNDIIKITLNSGDQSIALSVEAQEVGSGREELPAQVTGDDLDIAFNVRYLLDGLKAFDTTEVQMQCNAATSPAVFVPLGETKITYLVMPVQIRG